In Acinetobacter sp. WCHAc010034, a genomic segment contains:
- a CDS encoding polysaccharide deacetylase family protein: MWILYVLAGIAVLAAVLYLLGNYTFWLPLRSAELPRVVMLHQVTPHEDASGMNMPPAKFELLLQYLVKKKAVFCFVSELDQYQGQRNVFALSFDDGFLDNYQYAYPLLKKYQAKATIYLATQIEGIEKLNAEQIREMSDSGLIEFGAHTQHHVNLLKLSDDEAFAEMQASKQDVEALAGRCLSFAYPFGRFNAKHQQMAKEIGFKNAVSTRKKVEAYTAENQFNIPRVSTHGAMNAVQMRIALAKGRYKL, encoded by the coding sequence ATGTGGATTTTATATGTCTTGGCCGGCATCGCAGTTTTGGCCGCGGTGCTGTACCTGCTGGGCAATTATACCTTTTGGCTGCCGCTGCGCAGCGCTGAATTGCCGCGTGTCGTAATGCTGCATCAAGTGACGCCGCATGAAGATGCTTCAGGCATGAATATGCCTCCGGCCAAATTTGAGCTGCTGCTGCAGTATCTGGTGAAAAAGAAAGCCGTTTTCTGTTTCGTTTCCGAGCTGGATCAATATCAGGGCCAGCGCAATGTTTTCGCTTTGTCTTTTGATGATGGATTTTTGGATAACTATCAATACGCTTATCCCTTGCTGAAGAAATATCAGGCTAAAGCGACTATTTATTTAGCCACGCAAATTGAAGGCATCGAAAAATTAAATGCTGAACAGATCCGGGAAATGTCTGATTCAGGCCTGATTGAATTTGGCGCGCACACCCAGCATCATGTGAATCTGCTTAAGCTGTCTGATGATGAGGCTTTTGCAGAAATGCAGGCCTCAAAACAGGATGTGGAAGCCTTGGCCGGGCGCTGCCTGAGCTTTGCCTATCCCTTTGGGCGCTTTAATGCAAAGCATCAGCAGATGGCCAAAGAAATCGGCTTTAAAAATGCGGTATCGACCCGCAAGAAAGTCGAAGCCTATACCGCAGAAAATCAATTCAATATTCCCCGCGTCAGCACGCATGGCGCGATGAATGCCGTGCAAATGCGCATTGCCTTAGCCAAAGGACGCTATAAATTATGA
- a CDS encoding ELM1/GtrOC1 family putative glycosyltransferase: MHIVYVSDGKAGHRSQAAGLYHAVQRISGQSVTFQEISIEQLPLLALCKGIISGRLKALEQAPDYIFGVGSHTQLRVLLLGKAYPQAKTVILMKPNFPVSWFDYSIIPEHDAVPESKKVIVTQGALNPIVNEQRHQQNRILIALGGSSKRHAWNDQKVLSAVQQIAESNLQAEIILTTSRRTPKAFLEQLQAQPFAGQLQVFPVEETPQGWIFEEMQKAEAVWVTEDSVSMIYEALTAGCRVGVIEVDRLKQDRIVNVVDQLLERQIISSHFKISQLAEAFQLMEADQAAARLLQAA; the protein is encoded by the coding sequence ATGCATATTGTTTATGTGAGTGATGGAAAAGCCGGGCACCGCTCGCAAGCTGCCGGCCTGTATCATGCGGTGCAGCGCATCAGCGGGCAAAGCGTGACCTTTCAGGAAATTTCCATTGAGCAGCTGCCGCTTCTGGCTTTATGCAAAGGCATAATTTCAGGCCGGTTAAAGGCTTTGGAGCAGGCGCCGGACTATATCTTCGGGGTAGGCAGCCATACTCAATTGCGGGTTCTGCTGCTGGGGAAGGCCTATCCTCAGGCTAAAACTGTGATTTTAATGAAGCCGAATTTTCCTGTATCGTGGTTTGATTATTCAATTATTCCTGAACATGACGCCGTGCCTGAATCTAAAAAAGTGATTGTGACTCAGGGCGCGCTGAACCCGATTGTGAATGAGCAGCGCCATCAGCAAAACCGAATTTTAATTGCCCTGGGCGGATCTTCAAAGCGCCATGCATGGAATGACCAAAAGGTGCTGTCAGCCGTTCAGCAGATTGCGGAAAGCAATCTGCAGGCGGAAATTATCCTGACCACCTCGCGCCGTACGCCAAAAGCGTTTCTGGAGCAGCTGCAGGCGCAGCCTTTTGCCGGGCAGCTGCAGGTTTTTCCTGTAGAAGAAACTCCGCAGGGCTGGATTTTTGAAGAAATGCAGAAGGCGGAAGCGGTTTGGGTGACTGAAGACAGCGTGTCAATGATTTATGAAGCGCTGACAGCAGGCTGCCGGGTCGGGGTGATTGAGGTTGACCGGTTGAAGCAGGACCGGATTGTGAATGTGGTAGATCAATTGCTGGAGAGGCAAATTATTTCCAGTCATTTTAAAATCTCCCAGCTTGCGGAGGCGTTTCAGCTCATGGAAGCGGATCAGGCTGCTGCCCGGCTGCTGCAGGCTGCTTAG
- a CDS encoding branched-chain amino acid transaminase, translating to MNLADRDGFIWQDGQLVDWREAKVHVLTHTLHYSMGVFEGVRAYETPNGTAIFRLQDHTKRLLNSAKIYQMKVPFDQAALEQAQIDVVRENKLASCYLRPLIWIGSEKLGIAATNNTIHAAVAAWSWGAYLGDEAMANGIRVKTSSFTHHHPNVTMCKAKASGNYTLSILAHQEVAHSGYDEAMLMDPQGYVCQGSGENVFLVKDGALHTPDISGGALDGITRQTIITIAKDLGIEVIERRITRDEFYIGDEAFFTGTAAEVTPIREYDDRQIGEGCRGPITEKIQKAYFDAVQGKDPKYAHWLTYVK from the coding sequence ATGAACTTGGCTGATCGTGATGGTTTTATTTGGCAAGATGGACAATTGGTTGACTGGCGTGAGGCGAAAGTCCACGTTTTAACTCATACGCTGCATTACAGCATGGGGGTCTTTGAAGGTGTCCGCGCTTATGAAACACCAAATGGTACCGCGATTTTCCGTCTCCAAGACCATACCAAGCGCCTGCTTAATTCTGCAAAAATTTATCAGATGAAAGTTCCATTTGATCAGGCGGCGCTGGAACAGGCGCAGATTGATGTGGTGCGTGAAAATAAATTGGCGTCCTGCTATCTGCGTCCTTTAATCTGGATTGGCTCTGAAAAGCTCGGCATTGCCGCGACAAACAATACCATTCATGCCGCTGTGGCGGCGTGGAGCTGGGGCGCTTACCTGGGCGATGAAGCCATGGCGAACGGCATCCGGGTGAAAACCTCATCCTTTACCCATCATCACCCGAATGTGACGATGTGCAAGGCGAAAGCGTCGGGCAACTATACGCTGTCTATCCTTGCGCATCAGGAAGTGGCGCATTCAGGCTATGACGAAGCGATGCTGATGGACCCGCAGGGCTATGTCTGTCAAGGTTCAGGCGAAAACGTCTTCCTGGTGAAGGACGGCGCGCTGCATACGCCGGATATCTCTGGCGGCGCATTGGACGGCATTACCCGCCAAACCATCATCACCATTGCGAAAGATCTGGGCATTGAAGTAATTGAGCGCCGCATCACCCGCGATGAGTTCTATATCGGCGATGAAGCGTTCTTTACCGGCACGGCCGCTGAAGTGACGCCAATCCGTGAATATGATGACCGTCAAATCGGCGAAGGCTGCCGCGGCCCGATTACGGAAAAAATCCAGAAAGCGTATTTTGACGCTGTTCAGGGCAAAGACCCTAAATATGCGCACTGGCTAACTTACGTAAAATAA
- a CDS encoding glycosyltransferase family 25 protein, whose protein sequence is MKIFVISIEEENSLRLNNFTAQPFFQQGAAPFAKVGVKGSELPVKQYFEIAVKGRSQPLSPSELGCSLSHMAALKAFLETDDDYALILEDDALFPHALTLAQIEAEIEKADFPPNILLSLGGIQMKESLKVRGKIRAQKFLNKNVLEVTPHYYHRVCAAFAYIVDRKMANTLLKYNARIRKADDWGYLYDFDSTAHILMTHIIEHPPLAVGETDEAISKIENERVNTADLPVSSYGKFWPKNLIKLVTSRYKNN, encoded by the coding sequence ATGAAAATTTTTGTGATAAGTATTGAGGAAGAAAACTCTCTTCGTTTAAATAACTTTACAGCACAGCCTTTTTTTCAGCAAGGTGCTGCGCCTTTTGCAAAAGTTGGTGTAAAAGGCTCGGAACTCCCTGTTAAGCAGTATTTTGAAATTGCGGTAAAAGGCCGCTCCCAGCCGCTTTCTCCAAGTGAGCTGGGCTGTTCCTTATCTCATATGGCTGCGCTGAAAGCATTTTTAGAAACTGATGATGATTATGCGCTTATTTTAGAAGATGACGCGCTGTTTCCTCATGCTTTGACTCTTGCGCAGATTGAAGCTGAAATAGAAAAGGCGGATTTTCCGCCTAATATTTTACTGAGTCTTGGTGGTATTCAAATGAAAGAGTCTTTAAAAGTCAGAGGAAAAATCAGAGCGCAAAAATTTTTAAATAAAAATGTTTTAGAAGTAACACCGCATTATTATCATCGCGTTTGCGCAGCTTTTGCATATATTGTTGACCGTAAAATGGCTAATACTTTGCTTAAATACAATGCGCGAATTAGAAAAGCGGATGATTGGGGCTATTTATATGACTTTGATTCTACTGCACATATTTTAATGACGCATATTATTGAGCATCCGCCCCTTGCTGTAGGGGAAACCGATGAGGCCATCAGCAAAATAGAAAATGAACGGGTTAATACTGCAGATTTGCCTGTGAGCAGCTATGGTAAATTCTGGCCTAAGAATTTAATTAAATTAGTGACTTCGCGCTATAAAAATAACTGA
- the glnE gene encoding bifunctional [glutamate--ammonia ligase]-adenylyl-L-tyrosine phosphorylase/[glutamate--ammonia-ligase] adenylyltransferase encodes MNAEQLRKALRASQYAEQVLGMHGALIEQDYAADQFLAPLSAEQIQAYVENTLDQIQDEAAWMRAMRILRARLMFRWIWQDANQLTDVVALTRELSDFADAAICAAKAFAYPPLAAKHGEPVGYNGQKQDLIVIAMGKLGAQELNLSSDIDLIFAFDEQGESNGRKCIDVRQFCILWGQKLIYLLDHITADGFVFRVDMRLRPWGDGSALAISHAALEKYLSQHGREWERYAWIKARIVTGGKEGQDLLQMTRPFVFRKYVDYSAFEAMREMKAMIEREVLRRNIEDDIKLGAGGIREVEFIVQVFQLIYGGSKLALQDRQCLVSLRHLGGAGLLDAQAVAELEDAYLFLRRIEHAIQALNDQQTQSLPAEAELRQRMLDTLGYGSWDELLQVLNRKRVKVIYQFEHLIKETEPDPLTESFAQLEKQLDAVLDAHAKNLVHEFWHGHALKKLPAKAVQRLKAFWPHLVEAVIQSDSPQVALLRLMPLVESVMRRTVYLVMLIESKGALQRLVKMATVSPWICEELTHYPVLLDEFLSMDFELPKRRDLEDSLRQQLLRIELDDVEDLMRALRLFKKSNVLTVAASDVLAESPLMKVSDALTDIAEVSVNATLNLAYRMTAKKHGCPLDAEGQRCSPEHTAFAVAGYGKLGGIELGYGSDLDLVFIHFMDEQADTDGLKPISGFEFAMRVAQKFMSLMTTQTLDGRVYEIDTRLRPSGEAGVLVTSLKAFEQYQFKNAWLWEHQALVRARSIAGEDPLRAKFEDLRCRILTQPRDEASVREEVLKMRCKMKDHLGSSKEQKKEGIFHLKQDAGGIVDIEFMAQYAVLAWSGANPDLAHYSDNVRILEDAAKAGCLSSDDATALIQAYLCERAESHRLALANQSMQVSAADWRDTREAVCKLWQRLIDPGAAAALDKNDCV; translated from the coding sequence ATGAACGCGGAACAATTGCGCAAGGCATTGCGCGCCAGCCAGTATGCTGAACAGGTGCTGGGAATGCACGGCGCTTTAATTGAGCAGGATTATGCAGCCGACCAGTTCCTTGCGCCGCTCAGCGCTGAACAAATTCAGGCCTATGTGGAAAATACCTTAGATCAGATTCAGGATGAAGCGGCATGGATGCGCGCCATGCGCATATTGCGCGCCCGCCTGATGTTCCGCTGGATCTGGCAGGACGCTAATCAGCTGACCGATGTGGTTGCGCTGACCCGGGAACTCTCTGATTTTGCCGACGCTGCCATTTGCGCCGCCAAAGCCTTCGCCTATCCGCCGCTGGCCGCCAAGCATGGCGAGCCGGTCGGCTACAACGGGCAAAAGCAGGACCTGATCGTCATCGCTATGGGCAAGCTCGGCGCGCAGGAGCTGAATTTATCCAGCGACATTGACCTGATTTTCGCCTTTGACGAGCAGGGCGAAAGCAATGGGCGCAAATGCATTGATGTGCGGCAGTTCTGCATTCTGTGGGGGCAGAAGCTGATTTACCTGCTGGATCATATCACCGCCGACGGTTTTGTGTTCCGCGTGGATATGCGCCTGCGCCCTTGGGGTGACGGTTCGGCTCTGGCCATCAGCCATGCTGCGCTGGAAAAATACCTCAGCCAGCACGGCCGCGAGTGGGAGCGCTATGCATGGATCAAGGCGCGGATTGTCACCGGCGGCAAAGAAGGCCAGGATCTGCTGCAGATGACCCGGCCCTTTGTGTTCCGCAAATATGTGGATTACAGCGCCTTTGAAGCCATGCGCGAAATGAAGGCGATGATTGAGCGCGAAGTGCTGCGCCGCAATATCGAAGATGACATTAAGCTGGGCGCCGGCGGCATCCGTGAAGTGGAATTCATTGTGCAGGTGTTCCAGCTGATTTACGGCGGCTCCAAGCTGGCGCTGCAGGACCGCCAGTGCCTGGTCAGCCTGCGCCATCTGGGCGGAGCCGGCCTGCTGGACGCTCAGGCGGTTGCGGAGCTTGAAGACGCCTATCTGTTCCTGCGCCGCATTGAGCATGCGATTCAGGCGCTGAATGACCAGCAGACCCAGTCGCTGCCGGCCGAAGCCGAACTGCGCCAGCGCATGCTGGACACGCTGGGCTACGGCTCCTGGGATGAGCTGCTGCAGGTCCTGAACCGGAAGCGCGTCAAAGTGATTTACCAGTTTGAGCATCTGATTAAGGAAACGGAGCCGGATCCGCTGACTGAAAGCTTTGCCCAGCTGGAAAAGCAGCTGGATGCGGTGCTGGATGCGCATGCGAAAAATCTGGTGCATGAGTTCTGGCATGGCCATGCGCTGAAAAAACTCCCAGCTAAAGCGGTGCAGCGCCTGAAGGCTTTCTGGCCGCATCTGGTTGAAGCGGTGATTCAGTCCGACAGCCCGCAGGTGGCTTTATTGCGCCTGATGCCGCTGGTGGAATCGGTGATGCGCCGCACGGTGTATTTGGTGATGCTGATTGAAAGCAAAGGCGCGCTGCAGCGCCTGGTGAAAATGGCCACCGTCAGCCCGTGGATTTGCGAAGAGCTGACCCATTACCCGGTGCTGCTGGATGAATTCCTGTCGATGGATTTTGAGCTGCCCAAGCGCAGGGATCTGGAAGATTCGCTGCGCCAGCAGCTGCTGCGCATTGAGCTGGATGATGTGGAAGACCTGATGCGCGCGCTGCGCCTGTTCAAAAAGTCCAATGTGCTGACGGTGGCTGCCAGCGATGTGCTGGCGGAAAGCCCGCTGATGAAGGTTTCTGACGCCTTGACCGATATTGCGGAGGTTTCGGTGAATGCGACGCTGAATCTGGCGTACCGGATGACCGCGAAAAAGCACGGCTGCCCGCTGGATGCCGAAGGCCAGCGCTGCTCGCCGGAGCATACCGCATTTGCGGTTGCGGGCTACGGCAAGCTGGGCGGCATTGAGCTGGGCTACGGTTCAGACCTGGACCTGGTGTTCATTCATTTCATGGATGAACAGGCGGATACCGACGGCTTGAAGCCGATCAGCGGCTTTGAATTCGCCATGCGGGTTGCGCAGAAATTCATGTCTTTAATGACCACGCAGACCCTGGATGGCCGGGTCTATGAGATTGACACGCGGCTGCGCCCTTCCGGCGAGGCCGGCGTGCTGGTGACCAGCCTGAAAGCCTTTGAGCAGTACCAGTTTAAAAACGCATGGCTCTGGGAGCATCAGGCGCTGGTGCGCGCGCGCTCGATTGCCGGCGAAGATCCGCTGCGCGCCAAGTTTGAAGACCTGCGCTGCCGCATTCTGACCCAGCCCAGAGATGAGGCCAGCGTGCGCGAAGAAGTGCTGAAAATGCGCTGCAAAATGAAGGATCATTTAGGCTCATCTAAGGAGCAGAAAAAAGAAGGAATTTTTCATTTAAAACAGGACGCAGGTGGTATCGTTGATATTGAATTTATGGCACAGTATGCGGTATTGGCATGGAGTGGGGCGAATCCAGATCTCGCTCATTATTCCGACAACGTACGAATCCTTGAAGACGCCGCAAAAGCAGGTTGCTTATCCAGCGACGACGCGACAGCATTGATTCAAGCTTATCTTTGTGAACGGGCCGAGAGCCACCGTCTGGCGCTTGCAAATCAATCCATGCAAGTCAGCGCAGCGGACTGGCGCGATACCCGAGAGGCCGTTTGCAAGCTATGGCAAAGATTAATTGATCCGGGCGCAGCTGCTGCCCTGGATAAAAATGACTGTGTATAA
- a CDS encoding glycosyltransferase, with protein sequence MKIVQVLATSGGIGGLEQHTFNLANELSQQHEVHMIAHPCYAEKFNPQVHFHAVDFARSRWNILLLWQLKSLINQIQPDIVHAQAGKAAELIAKIRAWLQPVKFVSTVHGTKKNKSAYAAADAVIAVSQALTQSIPPAKAHVIYNGVHAQPRLSDQQKQRLKAEIYAQHPALDASRKIVMCIGRLEPVKNISLLLQAMQGIDANLWIVGDGSLRQRLESQMQQQNLQHQAAFLGFRSDARDLIQLADAVVLSSDREGFPLVMVEALQADKAMASTKVNGVVEWLPEPYLAGTGKADELHAAIINALSAQAEFQPLFARAKAELTVQAMAGQTLNIYEQLLQK encoded by the coding sequence ATGAAAATTGTTCAGGTCTTGGCGACCAGCGGCGGCATCGGCGGCTTGGAGCAGCATACCTTTAACTTGGCGAATGAGCTGTCGCAGCAGCATGAAGTGCATATGATTGCGCATCCTTGCTATGCGGAAAAGTTCAATCCGCAGGTGCATTTTCATGCGGTCGATTTTGCCCGCAGCCGCTGGAACATCCTGCTGCTTTGGCAGCTGAAAAGCCTGATTAATCAAATTCAGCCGGATATTGTGCATGCGCAGGCCGGCAAGGCGGCTGAGCTGATTGCAAAAATCCGCGCATGGCTGCAGCCTGTTAAATTTGTCAGCACGGTGCATGGCACTAAAAAAAATAAATCCGCTTATGCGGCTGCAGATGCGGTGATTGCGGTCAGCCAGGCGCTGACGCAGAGCATACCGCCTGCCAAGGCGCATGTGATTTATAACGGCGTGCATGCGCAGCCTAGGCTTTCCGATCAGCAAAAACAGCGGCTGAAAGCTGAAATTTATGCGCAGCATCCGGCTTTAGACGCTTCCAGAAAAATTGTGATGTGCATTGGCCGCTTAGAGCCGGTGAAAAATATCAGCCTGCTGCTTCAAGCCATGCAAGGCATAGACGCCAACCTTTGGATTGTGGGAGATGGCTCATTGCGTCAAAGACTGGAAAGCCAGATGCAGCAGCAGAATCTGCAGCATCAGGCGGCTTTTCTTGGGTTCCGGAGTGATGCGCGTGATTTGATTCAGCTTGCGGATGCCGTGGTGCTGTCCTCAGACCGCGAGGGTTTCCCGCTGGTGATGGTTGAGGCGCTGCAGGCGGATAAAGCCATGGCATCGACCAAAGTCAATGGCGTGGTTGAATGGCTGCCGGAGCCGTATTTGGCCGGCACCGGCAAAGCGGATGAATTGCATGCTGCAATTATAAATGCGCTGTCTGCGCAGGCCGAATTTCAGCCCTTATTTGCCAGAGCCAAGGCTGAATTGACTGTTCAAGCAATGGCAGGGCAAACGCTGAATATTTATGAGCAATTGCTGCAAAAATAG
- a CDS encoding glycosyltransferase, translated as MKILHIANFGFNKQGAHFYCTDRKISAGLTENGHFVYDFSFRDMARMGTIFKTKKLGASWANKEILKIVNNIEPDLVLIGHSDLMSPDVLKEIKQRFPKTKIAFWYVDPLYLEQKLGFVRDFSPYLDAIFCTTGGEYLKKLKQPHLKAAYMPNVGHRNVEVLKQFESENIDKEFIFCGVIYKEPEREKFLKDLADTLRQNQVQYQYYGCFEQPGVYGKGYYKVLSESRMGLNYSRRNDVTLYSSDRIVQLTGNGLLTFSPKIPGFDKLYTAQEVVYFDDQNDLAEKIKFYADHPEQARKIAEAGWNKTRSSFNAKRISQFMIEVTFDQPLSEAYEWAHEVYA; from the coding sequence ATGAAAATTTTACATATTGCGAATTTCGGCTTCAATAAGCAGGGCGCCCATTTTTACTGTACAGACCGCAAAATTTCCGCGGGCTTGACCGAAAATGGCCATTTCGTTTATGACTTCAGTTTCCGCGATATGGCGCGCATGGGCACAATTTTTAAAACCAAAAAACTCGGCGCCAGCTGGGCCAATAAAGAAATCCTGAAAATCGTCAATAATATTGAGCCGGATCTGGTTCTGATCGGGCACAGCGACCTGATGAGCCCAGACGTGCTGAAAGAAATCAAGCAGCGGTTTCCAAAAACCAAAATCGCTTTCTGGTATGTCGATCCGCTGTATCTGGAGCAGAAGCTGGGTTTTGTCCGCGACTTTTCTCCGTATTTGGATGCAATCTTCTGCACTACAGGCGGCGAGTACCTGAAAAAGCTGAAGCAGCCGCATTTAAAGGCCGCCTATATGCCGAATGTCGGCCACCGCAATGTGGAAGTGCTGAAGCAGTTCGAATCTGAAAATATTGATAAGGAATTTATTTTCTGCGGCGTCATTTATAAAGAGCCGGAACGCGAAAAGTTCCTGAAGGATTTGGCGGATACCCTCAGGCAGAATCAGGTGCAGTATCAATATTACGGCTGTTTCGAGCAGCCGGGGGTCTACGGCAAAGGCTATTATAAGGTGCTGTCCGAGTCGCGCATGGGGCTGAATTACTCACGCAGAAATGATGTCACGCTGTACAGCTCAGACCGCATTGTGCAGCTGACCGGCAATGGCCTGCTGACATTCAGTCCGAAAATCCCTGGCTTTGACAAGCTGTATACAGCGCAGGAAGTGGTTTATTTTGATGACCAGAATGATTTGGCCGAAAAAATTAAATTCTATGCGGATCACCCGGAGCAAGCCCGGAAAATTGCCGAAGCCGGCTGGAATAAAACCCGAAGCAGCTTCAATGCCAAGCGCATCAGCCAGTTTATGATTGAAGTGACTTTTGATCAGCCATTGTCGGAAGCGTACGAATGGGCGCATGAGGTATATGCTTAA
- a CDS encoding sensor histidine kinase, translating into MAIQLLEIGTQTEQLAACRLALLLGVFTEDNRIAEFLKVARSLLQIDSAILAFQDEPYIWYSSAAGCQPFLAHEGASLAAYFDGAGCIDALHPNYAAFSRHISGLGAGHARLLGFNLQDGGSVIGQVLLFDESAEIFDAQQKSVVQEFVQGLVSIIKLRVENAELKELYEQQSALNFSKTKFFQIIAHDLRAPFHGLLGFSEVLAQERDSLDESSIQNIADYLFDTAQSTYSLLESLLNWAMAEGGRFVYHPINFELSQSVKIVCNVLNSLAVKKNIRLLDEVPEGLKIYADINMVTSVIQNLVSNALKFTHTDGSGAVVLRAAEGESGVSLSIQDNGLGMTRHQIEQLFQPKLTVSVKGTAGEKGTGLGLILCKRFVDLNHGEIGVESKEGAGTAFTVTFPPASSSHQALSMGSLQGDKPEETA; encoded by the coding sequence ATGGCAATACAATTGCTCGAAATAGGTACGCAGACTGAACAGCTGGCGGCGTGCAGGCTGGCCTTGCTGCTGGGAGTGTTTACCGAAGATAACCGCATTGCCGAATTCCTGAAAGTTGCCAGAAGCCTGCTGCAGATTGACAGCGCGATTCTGGCCTTTCAGGACGAACCCTATATTTGGTATTCCTCAGCCGCAGGCTGCCAGCCCTTTCTGGCCCATGAAGGCGCCAGCCTGGCGGCCTATTTTGACGGCGCGGGCTGCATTGATGCGCTGCACCCGAATTATGCGGCGTTTTCCCGGCATATTAGCGGCTTGGGCGCAGGCCATGCGCGCCTGCTGGGCTTTAACCTGCAGGATGGCGGCAGCGTGATCGGGCAGGTGCTGCTGTTTGATGAAAGCGCGGAGATATTTGATGCGCAGCAGAAAAGCGTTGTGCAGGAGTTTGTGCAGGGGCTGGTCAGCATCATCAAGCTGCGGGTGGAAAATGCCGAACTGAAAGAGCTGTATGAGCAGCAGTCTGCGCTGAATTTCAGCAAGACTAAATTTTTCCAGATTATCGCGCATGACCTGCGCGCGCCGTTTCATGGCCTGCTGGGCTTTTCAGAGGTTCTGGCGCAGGAGCGCGATTCGCTGGATGAATCCAGCATTCAGAATATTGCCGATTATCTGTTTGATACGGCGCAGTCCACCTACAGCCTGCTGGAAAGCCTGCTGAACTGGGCCATGGCCGAAGGCGGGCGCTTTGTCTATCATCCGATCAATTTTGAACTCAGCCAGTCGGTCAAAATTGTCTGCAATGTTTTGAACAGCCTGGCGGTCAAAAAGAATATCCGCCTGCTGGATGAAGTGCCTGAAGGCCTGAAAATTTACGCAGACATTAATATGGTGACTTCGGTTATTCAGAATCTGGTTTCCAATGCGCTTAAATTCACCCATACCGACGGCAGCGGCGCGGTGGTGCTGCGCGCAGCGGAGGGCGAATCCGGCGTGAGCCTCAGCATTCAGGATAATGGTTTGGGCATGACCCGGCATCAGATTGAACAGCTGTTTCAGCCCAAGCTGACGGTCAGCGTTAAAGGCACCGCCGGCGAAAAAGGCACAGGGCTGGGGCTGATACTGTGCAAGCGCTTTGTCGATTTAAACCACGGCGAAATCGGCGTGGAGTCCAAAGAGGGCGCCGGCACGGCGTTTACCGTAACATTCCCGCCGGCATCCAGCAGCCATCAGGCCCTCAGCATGGGCAGCCTGCAGGGTGACAAGCCGGAAGAAACCGCCTGA
- a CDS encoding glycosyltransferase family 2 protein, with amino-acid sequence MIPCSVYIVTLNCGAWLRDTLNSVKDFAEVVILDSGSTDDTYAIAQSFPNARIAHQDWQGYAGQKSLALAQCKNDWVLNLDGDEVLSPELKAEIEQAIQADQIDALITPINDVFLGVPNSKHTKKHAKVRFFRKSKGQYDLENKVHENVVVNGESARAAGDIYHYGESSIFVKVEKNNQYSNLKAAEKFQKGKKPSVLKLSLVMPMTFLKSYFIRRSCLNGWRGFVNSMINAFYAFLKEAKLFEQHQNAQKNRQDKP; translated from the coding sequence ATGATTCCATGCAGTGTTTATATTGTCACCTTGAACTGCGGCGCCTGGCTGCGCGATACGCTCAATAGCGTCAAGGACTTTGCCGAAGTGGTTATTCTGGATTCCGGCAGCACCGATGATACCTATGCCATTGCGCAGTCATTTCCGAATGCCCGCATTGCGCATCAGGACTGGCAGGGCTATGCAGGCCAGAAAAGTTTAGCGCTGGCGCAATGTAAAAATGACTGGGTGCTGAATCTGGATGGCGATGAAGTGCTGTCGCCTGAACTGAAAGCTGAAATTGAGCAGGCCATTCAGGCAGATCAAATTGATGCCTTAATCACCCCCATCAATGATGTGTTCTTGGGTGTGCCGAACAGCAAGCACACGAAGAAGCATGCCAAAGTGCGTTTTTTCCGCAAGAGCAAAGGCCAGTATGACCTTGAGAATAAAGTCCATGAAAATGTGGTGGTGAATGGCGAGAGCGCCCGCGCTGCCGGGGATATCTATCACTATGGCGAATCGAGCATTTTTGTCAAAGTTGAAAAAAACAATCAGTATTCAAACTTGAAGGCGGCGGAAAAGTTCCAAAAAGGCAAAAAGCCAAGCGTATTGAAGCTGAGCCTGGTGATGCCTATGACTTTCCTGAAATCCTATTTCATCCGCCGCAGCTGCCTGAATGGCTGGCGCGGCTTTGTAAACAGCATGATCAATGCATTTTATGCTTTTCTGAAAGAAGCAAAACTGTTTGAGCAGCATCAAAACGCGCAAAAGAACCGCCAGGACAAGCCATGA